From Streptomyces sp. Edi4, one genomic window encodes:
- the sucB gene encoding 2-oxoglutarate dehydrogenase, E2 component, dihydrolipoamide succinyltransferase, protein MSVSVTLPALGESVTEGTVTRWLKAEGERVEADEPLLEVSTDKVDTEIPAPASGILASIKVAEDETVEVGAELAVIDDGSGAPAAEAAPAQEAPAQEAPAQQAPAQEAPAPQAAPSTEAETPAPAPTAEAASGGGSAEGTDVVLPALGESVTEGTVTRWLKEVGEEVAEDEPLLEVSTDKVDTEIPAPVAGVLLEIVVGEDETAEVGAKLAVIGAPGAAPAAAQAPAAPAPQAAPAPAPAAAPAAPAPAAPAPAPAAAPAPAPQAHAPAAAQAPAAPAPQAAPAPAPAAAPAPQAPAPAPASGDDGAYVTPLVRKLASESGVDLGAVKGTGVGGRIRKQDVIAAAEAAKAPAPAAAAPAAKKAAPSLEASPLRGQTVKMTRMRKVIGDNMMKALHSQAQLTTVVEVDITKLMKLRNQAKDAFAAREGVKLSPMPFFVKAAAQALKAHPVINARINEDEGTITYFDSENIGIAVDSEKGLMTPVIKGAGDLNLAGISKATAELAGKVRGNKITPDELSGATFTISNTGSRGALFDTVIVPPNQVAILGIGATVKRPAVIETAEGTVIGVRDMTYLALSYDHRLVDGADAARYLTAVKAILEAGEFEVELGL, encoded by the coding sequence ATGTCGGTTTCCGTAACCCTTCCGGCGCTCGGCGAGAGCGTCACCGAGGGCACCGTCACCCGCTGGCTGAAGGCCGAGGGCGAGCGCGTCGAGGCCGACGAGCCGCTGCTCGAGGTCTCGACCGACAAGGTCGACACCGAGATCCCCGCCCCCGCCTCCGGCATCCTGGCCTCCATCAAGGTGGCCGAGGACGAGACCGTCGAGGTCGGCGCCGAGCTCGCCGTCATCGACGACGGCTCGGGCGCCCCGGCGGCCGAGGCCGCCCCGGCGCAGGAGGCCCCGGCGCAGGAGGCCCCGGCGCAGCAGGCTCCGGCGCAGGAGGCTCCGGCCCCGCAGGCCGCGCCGTCCACCGAGGCCGAGACGCCCGCCCCGGCCCCCACGGCCGAGGCCGCTTCCGGCGGTGGCTCCGCCGAGGGCACCGACGTCGTGCTTCCGGCGCTCGGCGAGAGCGTGACCGAGGGCACCGTCACGCGCTGGCTCAAGGAGGTCGGCGAGGAGGTGGCCGAGGACGAGCCGCTGCTCGAGGTCTCCACGGACAAGGTCGACACCGAGATCCCGGCTCCGGTCGCGGGCGTGCTGCTCGAGATCGTCGTCGGTGAGGACGAGACCGCCGAGGTCGGCGCCAAGCTCGCCGTCATCGGTGCGCCCGGCGCGGCTCCGGCGGCCGCTCAGGCTCCGGCCGCCCCGGCCCCCCAGGCCGCCCCGGCGCCGGCTCCGGCCGCTGCCCCGGCCGCTCCGGCACCTGCCGCCCCGGCTCCTGCACCGGCTGCCGCTCCGGCACCGGCTCCCCAGGCCCACGCCCCGGCCGCCGCTCAGGCTCCGGCCGCCCCGGCCCCCCAGGCCGCCCCGGCGCCGGCTCCGGCCGCCGCCCCGGCCCCGCAGGCTCCGGCCCCCGCCCCGGCCTCCGGTGACGACGGCGCGTACGTCACGCCGCTGGTCCGCAAGCTCGCCTCCGAGTCCGGTGTGGACCTGGGCGCGGTCAAGGGCACCGGCGTCGGCGGTCGCATCCGCAAGCAGGACGTCATCGCCGCCGCGGAGGCCGCCAAGGCTCCCGCTCCGGCCGCCGCCGCCCCGGCCGCGAAGAAGGCCGCCCCGTCCCTCGAGGCGTCCCCGCTGCGCGGTCAGACGGTCAAGATGACCCGCATGCGCAAGGTCATCGGCGACAACATGATGAAGGCGCTGCACTCGCAGGCCCAGCTGACCACGGTCGTCGAGGTCGACATCACGAAGCTGATGAAGCTGCGCAACCAGGCGAAGGACGCCTTCGCCGCGCGTGAGGGCGTCAAGCTGTCCCCGATGCCGTTCTTCGTGAAGGCGGCGGCCCAGGCGCTGAAGGCCCACCCGGTCATCAACGCCCGGATCAACGAGGACGAGGGCACCATCACGTACTTCGACTCGGAGAACATCGGCATCGCCGTCGACTCCGAGAAGGGTCTGATGACCCCGGTCATCAAGGGTGCGGGCGACCTCAACCTGGCCGGCATCTCCAAGGCCACGGCCGAGCTGGCCGGCAAGGTCCGCGGCAACAAGATCACCCCGGACGAGCTGTCGGGCGCGACGTTCACGATCAGCAACACCGGCTCGCGCGGTGCGCTGTTCGACACCGTCATCGTCCCGCCGAACCAGGTCGCCATCCTGGGCATCGGCGCCACCGTCAAGCGTCCGGCGGTCATCGAGACCGCCGAGGGCACCGTCATCGGCGTCCGCGACATGACGTACCTGGCTCTGTCCTACGACCACCGTCTGGTGGACGGCGCCGACGCCGCCCGCTACCTGACGGCGGTCAAGGCGATCCTGGAGGCCGGCGAGTTCGAGGTCGAGCTCGGCCTGTAA